In a single window of the Kwoniella shandongensis chromosome 5, complete sequence genome:
- a CDS encoding ATP-dependent Clp endopeptidase, proteolytic subunit ClpP: MSRLISAFRPTTSTASLAIAGPSNLARRSFGFLPSGSGSGSGFSSDSGSNPVIRDALVPIVVEQTARGERSYDIYSRLLRERVIFLGPVNSADSTLLTAQLLFLEAEDAKRPINLYINSPGGVVTSGLAIYDTMQYISPPVHTFCMGQAASMGSLLLAGGERGHRYALKNSSVMIHQPSGGAQGQASDIALHAKEILRIRSALTDIYAEHCTRPDEEREHARDRFEKALERDYFMTADEAVEFGIVDKIVTTRGKEVNAKDKENDKEEQ, translated from the exons ATGTCCCGCCTGATATCTGCCTTCCGACCAACAACGTCAACAGCCTCTCTGGCTATCGCCGGTCCATCAAACCTCGCCAGACGGTCGTTCGGCTTCCTCCCTTCGGGCTCTGGCTCCGGTTCGGGATTCAGCTCAGATTCTGGATCGAATCCCGTTATCAGAGATGCGTTGGTACCAATAGTAGTGGAGCAGACT GCccgaggagagaggagctATGATATCTATTCGAGATTATTGAGAGAACGAGTCATCTTCTTAGGACCT GTCAACTCGGCCGACTCTACACTCCTCACTGCTCAACTACTGTTCTTGGAAGCCGAAGATGCCAAACGTCCAATCAACTTGTATATCAACTCTCCCGGCGGCGTCGTCACTTCCGGTCTGGCGATTTACGATACTATGCAATATATCTCGCCGCCTGTTCATACGTTCTGTATGGGTCAAGCGGCGAGTATGGGTAGTTTGTTATTGGCTGGAGGGGAGAGAGGTCATCGATATGCATTGAAGAATAGTAGTGTCATGATACATC AACCATCTGGCGGAGCCCAAGGTCAAGCCTCCGACATCGCCCTTCACGCCAAAGAGATCCTCCGAATACGATCCGCTCTCACAGACATCTACGCCGAACATTGTACGCGTCCCGATGAAGAGCGCGAACACGCAAGAGATAGATTCGAAAAGGCTTTGGAGAGAGATTACTTCATGACGGCGGATGAGGCGGTGGAGTTTGGGATAGTGGATAAGATCGTAACGacgagagggaaggaagtgaaTgcgaaggacaaggagaacgaCAAGGAGGAGCAATGA